A portion of the Planctomicrobium piriforme genome contains these proteins:
- a CDS encoding bestrophin family protein encodes MFVRRNIPWSWTLYYAWPSLLYFLAVDLTVYWQRDRIQQLHLDLPFEPISMMATALAIFLGFKNNEAYGRWWEARKIWGLAVNYSRAWARQVLTLMDSPEAEHVELSEFQKQLIYRHIAFIHALRIFLRSTSSFPQEETADEPVSARNDYRECRPFIDDDEFKQMKRSDNPPEVLMQMQGRGLQQARRRAWVSEYVLIQLDQTLVEFNNVQGRAERIKKTPLPRPYSYFQRVIVHVLGTLLPFGLVANMGWLMVPLSFVVSFVFLALDLIGSRTEDPFENRVDDTPLSAISRTIERNMREALGEKDLPAPLEPERGVLL; translated from the coding sequence ATGTTCGTTCGACGCAATATCCCGTGGTCCTGGACCCTCTATTACGCCTGGCCCAGTCTGCTCTATTTTCTCGCCGTGGATCTCACCGTGTACTGGCAACGGGACCGCATCCAGCAGTTGCATCTCGATCTCCCGTTCGAACCCATTTCGATGATGGCAACCGCGCTGGCCATCTTTCTGGGCTTTAAGAACAACGAAGCATACGGACGCTGGTGGGAGGCCCGTAAAATTTGGGGGCTGGCGGTGAACTACAGCCGCGCCTGGGCACGTCAGGTGCTCACGCTGATGGACTCCCCGGAAGCCGAACATGTCGAATTGAGTGAGTTTCAAAAGCAGCTCATCTATCGGCACATTGCTTTCATTCACGCCCTCCGCATCTTCCTGCGCTCCACGTCTTCCTTCCCGCAGGAAGAAACGGCCGACGAACCGGTCAGCGCCCGCAACGACTATCGCGAGTGCCGCCCGTTCATTGACGACGACGAATTCAAGCAGATGAAACGCTCTGACAATCCACCCGAGGTTCTGATGCAGATGCAAGGGCGGGGACTACAGCAGGCCCGCCGCCGCGCCTGGGTCAGCGAGTACGTCCTGATTCAACTCGATCAAACGCTTGTCGAGTTCAATAACGTGCAGGGCCGGGCAGAGCGCATCAAGAAGACCCCCTTGCCGCGTCCATACAGCTATTTTCAACGGGTGATCGTCCACGTTCTCGGAACGCTGTTGCCGTTTGGGCTCGTCGCCAACATGGGCTGGCTCATGGTCCCGCTCTCCTTCGTCGTGAGCTTCGTCTTTCTCGCCCTCGACCTCATCGGGTCGCGAACCGAAGACCCGTTCGAAAACCGCGTCGACGACACCCCCCTCTCCGCGATCTCACGCACGATCGAGCGCAACATGCGCGAAGCCCTGGGCGAAAAAGACCTGCCAGCGCCGCTCGAACCCGAACGCGGCGTGCTGCTTTAA
- the nusB gene encoding transcription antitermination factor NusB encodes MSKRSKARQVAVQMLYQVDLNPDVGGKTVREMIDERLNDQPIRDFAWGLFAGVMEHRPQLDDRIQAVAENWKLNRMAATDRAVLRLGAFELQHTTTPVGVVIDEAVELAKKFGSRQSSQFVNGILDRLIPAERRKQPRPAAEGSAVEEPPVEDSVEELALPDEAAENIEALEDGTPDPDLE; translated from the coding sequence ATGTCGAAACGTAGTAAAGCGCGGCAGGTCGCCGTGCAAATGCTCTATCAAGTTGACCTGAACCCCGATGTGGGCGGGAAAACCGTGCGCGAAATGATCGACGAACGGCTCAACGATCAGCCGATTCGCGACTTCGCCTGGGGCCTGTTCGCTGGCGTGATGGAACACCGTCCCCAACTCGACGACCGTATTCAGGCTGTCGCAGAAAATTGGAAGCTCAACCGCATGGCCGCCACCGACCGCGCCGTGTTGCGGCTGGGCGCGTTCGAGTTGCAGCACACTACAACTCCCGTGGGAGTGGTGATCGACGAAGCGGTCGAACTCGCCAAGAAGTTCGGCAGCCGGCAATCGTCCCAGTTCGTGAACGGGATTCTCGACCGCCTGATCCCCGCCGAACGCCGCAAACAACCGCGTCCGGCAGCCGAAGGATCCGCCGTTGAGGAACCCCCGGTCGAGGATTCAGTTGAAGAACTCGCCCTCCCGGACGAAGCCGCTGAGAACATCGAAGCACTCGAAGACGGCACTCCCGATCCCGACCTGGAGTAG
- the ribH gene encoding 6,7-dimethyl-8-ribityllumazine synthase, with product MPHEIVGKLRTEPGDRYGIVVSRYHEQVTQRLLDGAVETLARHGLDPAAITVAWVPGSFELPVVADRMAKQGQFAAVIALGAVVQGETEHHDYINHAVAQGFAVTSQNTGVPVLFGVLTCRNMDQALARAGGAVGNKGAEAALAAIETVSVLKQLGQNARMP from the coding sequence ATGCCTCACGAGATTGTTGGAAAGCTGAGAACCGAGCCCGGCGACCGCTATGGGATCGTCGTTTCCCGGTATCACGAACAGGTGACGCAGCGGCTCCTTGACGGTGCGGTTGAAACCCTGGCGCGTCACGGTCTCGATCCCGCGGCCATCACCGTCGCCTGGGTGCCTGGGTCATTCGAGTTGCCGGTCGTCGCCGACCGGATGGCAAAGCAGGGGCAATTTGCGGCGGTGATTGCACTTGGAGCGGTTGTGCAGGGGGAAACCGAGCACCACGACTACATCAACCACGCCGTGGCCCAGGGTTTTGCCGTCACCTCGCAAAACACGGGAGTGCCCGTCTTGTTTGGCGTTCTCACCTGCCGTAACATGGATCAGGCTCTCGCTCGCGCAGGGGGAGCCGTGGGCAACAAGGGGGCGGAAGCCGCCTTGGCGGCCATCGAAACCGTCAGTGTGCTGAAACAGCTCGGTCAGAACGCACGCATGCCGTAG
- a CDS encoding RDD family protein: MPKIRCQGCQTVLNAPDKARGKVIACPKCGTKLKVPEATSGAAAKAPPAPEKDSGADFQAFDLDRLQESGGDGPSICPYCAGEMQEDDPVCRSCGMNVETGQMDPAEQRRRTMKGPDPQLFYSKVWGESLEFLKENISLATRTGLFWWLFATMNATCAYMAFVYCQRTPTKLFWGSLWVISASGIPGWFLYLDLKIIYATIVKEKFQADRVGFDFFQSVAGGTRTVFWPLVVIGPVLPIALVLLGLLYLLGSPLAANMIFLLGAAAVIQILPVLVLPIALVHMTSKHPYKAWILWELLQVFVKNVGPTLYLLVIAGLVFLPVLALAAGIFFLIGATNPYMSEFIVGAPMQAVAAPGAVVAEEGAIAFTPGLTGKIALWIMSMADLGTDQASVYYILLKGPLNILAAAIVMAPLAFAAAFPAVFIMKATGLFGLYRNRSLDLVQRIAPGTPATFWVRYLAHTVDLLFMPLSGFLVTANPKALMGFWLGFGFFLLIWFFSPNMRGIGVPLFAIYVSWMYWAVQESSQLKSTLGKDIFGLIVVTEKNDTLEMKQASFKWFLRMLWYFSFGLPFLMCAFNREKRALHDMVTHSKVVWKGDK, translated from the coding sequence ATGCCGAAGATTCGATGCCAGGGGTGTCAGACAGTCCTGAACGCCCCGGACAAGGCCCGAGGAAAAGTCATTGCCTGTCCCAAATGCGGGACCAAGCTGAAAGTCCCGGAAGCGACCAGTGGAGCCGCCGCCAAGGCGCCCCCAGCCCCCGAGAAGGACAGCGGGGCCGACTTTCAGGCATTTGATCTGGATCGACTTCAGGAGAGCGGCGGCGACGGCCCCAGCATCTGCCCTTATTGTGCGGGTGAGATGCAGGAAGACGATCCCGTCTGCCGCAGTTGCGGGATGAACGTGGAGACCGGCCAGATGGACCCTGCCGAACAACGGCGGCGGACCATGAAGGGCCCGGACCCGCAACTGTTCTATTCCAAGGTCTGGGGCGAATCCCTGGAGTTCCTCAAGGAAAACATTTCGCTGGCGACGAGGACGGGTCTGTTCTGGTGGCTCTTCGCCACGATGAACGCCACCTGTGCCTATATGGCTTTTGTCTATTGTCAAAGAACGCCGACCAAACTGTTCTGGGGCAGCCTTTGGGTGATTTCCGCTTCGGGCATTCCCGGCTGGTTCCTGTATCTCGATCTGAAAATCATCTACGCGACGATTGTGAAAGAGAAGTTTCAGGCGGATCGGGTCGGCTTCGACTTCTTTCAGTCCGTGGCCGGGGGGACGCGAACGGTCTTCTGGCCGCTAGTGGTGATTGGTCCGGTGCTGCCCATTGCGCTCGTGCTGCTTGGATTGCTGTACCTGCTCGGTAGCCCGCTCGCCGCCAATATGATCTTTCTGCTGGGGGCGGCGGCGGTCATTCAGATTCTGCCAGTCCTCGTGTTGCCAATTGCACTGGTCCACATGACGAGCAAGCATCCGTACAAGGCCTGGATCTTGTGGGAACTGCTGCAAGTCTTCGTGAAGAATGTGGGCCCGACGCTGTATCTGCTGGTGATTGCCGGGCTGGTGTTTCTGCCCGTCCTGGCGCTCGCCGCCGGGATTTTCTTTCTGATCGGGGCCACGAATCCGTATATGAGCGAATTCATCGTGGGGGCTCCGATGCAAGCCGTCGCTGCCCCCGGCGCCGTTGTTGCCGAGGAGGGGGCGATTGCATTCACGCCTGGGTTAACCGGAAAAATTGCCCTGTGGATCATGAGCATGGCCGACCTGGGGACCGACCAGGCTTCGGTCTATTACATCCTGCTGAAGGGACCTCTGAATATTCTGGCGGCTGCCATCGTGATGGCCCCCCTCGCCTTTGCAGCAGCCTTCCCGGCCGTCTTCATCATGAAGGCGACAGGGTTGTTTGGGCTGTACCGCAATCGCTCGCTCGATCTGGTACAGCGGATCGCCCCCGGCACGCCGGCGACGTTCTGGGTGCGTTATCTGGCTCACACCGTGGACCTGTTGTTCATGCCGCTTTCTGGATTTCTGGTCACTGCCAATCCGAAGGCACTGATGGGGTTCTGGCTCGGTTTTGGCTTCTTCCTGCTGATCTGGTTCTTTTCACCGAACATGAGAGGGATTGGAGTCCCACTGTTTGCGATCTATGTGAGCTGGATGTACTGGGCGGTGCAGGAATCGTCGCAGCTGAAGTCGACGCTGGGAAAAGACATCTTCGGGCTGATCGTCGTCACTGAGAAGAACGACACGCTGGAAATGAAACAGGCGAGCTTCAAATGGTTCCTGCGAATGCTCTGGTATTTCTCGTTCGGATTGCCGTTCCTGATGTGTGCCTTTAACCGTGAGAAGCGGGCACTGCACGACATGGTCACGCACAGCAAGGTGGTGTGGAAGGGCGACAAGTAA